One Rossellomorea aquimaris DNA window includes the following coding sequences:
- the selB gene encoding selenocysteine-specific translation elongation factor — protein MGKQHYTIGMAGHIDHGKTTLTKALTSVDTDRLKEEKERCISIEPGFAPLYQDEDMEISVVDVPGHERFIRQMIAGVAGIDLVVIVVAADEGVMPQTKEHLDILSLLGITQGIVVLTKISKVEEELRDMALEEVIDELKGTVFEGCHVLMVDSLSGEGVEKLNQKVITVLKGMVSRSVRGDFRLPIDQVFTVKGQGTVVRGTVFEGTLDTGEELIILPQGIHTKAKQIQAHHRKESSAYAGQRAAINLSGVDYKELKRGNVLVTSTHFTVTNTIDVCLGVLHAVNHPIKQRMPVVVHVGTSEVMGKLIFFDRNKVDSETDHILCQIRLNESVVAKRGDRFILRRPSPIETIGGGWIIQPNGGKYKFGEETMALLQSELHGTPEERVLRLLEQHKCVDKDFILREASLTHEELQDMLQDDGQWIVFSKSKVTHEKIVGECVKSIEQILRGFHEEFPLLQGINIGELKQSLKRYSGALVDYAIQQKHWKRNSGYLCLKGFIPHLPPEWVKRCNQLLTLLEADGKQVKDMEEYFHQVGIPQKWQSVFYPFFIQEKKIVPLDDEKAYSYQVFMKAVEDLKEKTGETFDISDAKAALGLSRKYMIPFLEKLDKDGLTLRVQGLRKWIGTSIKE, from the coding sequence ATGGGGAAACAACATTATACGATTGGCATGGCCGGACATATTGATCATGGGAAAACCACTCTCACAAAGGCCCTTACTTCTGTCGATACTGATCGATTAAAAGAGGAAAAGGAGCGCTGCATCTCGATTGAACCCGGGTTTGCCCCTTTATATCAAGATGAAGATATGGAGATTTCTGTAGTGGATGTTCCTGGTCATGAGCGGTTTATTCGCCAGATGATCGCAGGTGTGGCCGGAATCGATCTCGTTGTGATAGTGGTAGCCGCAGACGAAGGTGTTATGCCGCAAACGAAGGAACACCTTGATATACTTTCGCTACTAGGAATCACTCAAGGCATTGTCGTGCTGACGAAAATATCGAAAGTTGAAGAAGAACTAAGGGATATGGCTCTTGAAGAAGTGATAGATGAGTTGAAGGGAACGGTATTTGAAGGGTGTCATGTATTGATGGTAGATAGTCTATCGGGAGAGGGTGTAGAAAAGTTAAATCAGAAAGTCATTACTGTATTAAAGGGGATGGTTTCAAGAAGTGTAAGAGGCGATTTTCGTTTGCCGATTGATCAAGTTTTTACTGTGAAGGGTCAGGGAACAGTCGTAAGAGGGACTGTTTTTGAAGGAACCTTGGATACTGGAGAGGAACTCATCATATTACCTCAAGGAATACATACGAAAGCGAAACAAATTCAAGCCCATCATAGGAAAGAGAGTAGTGCTTATGCTGGTCAGCGTGCAGCGATAAACCTTTCTGGAGTGGATTACAAAGAATTGAAAAGAGGAAATGTACTCGTCACATCCACACATTTTACCGTGACTAACACGATTGATGTGTGTTTGGGAGTATTACATGCAGTAAACCATCCTATCAAACAAAGAATGCCAGTTGTGGTTCATGTAGGTACTTCCGAAGTGATGGGGAAGCTTATATTTTTTGATCGAAATAAAGTGGATTCGGAAACGGACCATATTTTATGTCAGATCCGGCTTAATGAATCGGTTGTTGCAAAAAGAGGTGATCGTTTTATACTAAGAAGACCATCTCCAATTGAAACCATCGGGGGAGGCTGGATTATTCAGCCGAATGGTGGGAAATACAAGTTCGGAGAGGAAACGATGGCCCTCCTTCAGTCTGAACTGCACGGTACACCTGAGGAAAGAGTTCTAAGGCTGCTTGAACAACACAAATGTGTAGATAAAGATTTCATCTTAAGAGAAGCCTCTTTAACTCATGAAGAGCTTCAAGATATGCTGCAGGATGATGGTCAATGGATTGTATTTTCAAAATCAAAGGTTACTCATGAGAAAATAGTGGGAGAATGCGTGAAATCGATCGAACAGATTCTTCGAGGGTTTCATGAGGAGTTTCCTTTATTACAAGGGATCAATATTGGTGAGTTGAAGCAATCTTTAAAAAGGTACTCAGGAGCTTTAGTGGACTATGCGATTCAGCAAAAACATTGGAAACGAAACAGTGGTTATCTATGTTTAAAGGGATTCATTCCTCATTTACCTCCTGAATGGGTGAAACGATGCAATCAACTCCTTACTTTATTAGAGGCTGATGGTAAACAAGTAAAAGACATGGAAGAGTATTTTCATCAAGTAGGTATTCCTCAAAAATGGCAGTCTGTTTTTTACCCCTTTTTTATCCAGGAAAAGAAAATCGTACCATTGGATGATGAAAAAGCCTATTCTTATCAAGTTTTTATGAAAGCGGTTGAAGACTTAAAAGAAAAAACAGGGGAAACATTCGATATATCAGATGCCAAAGCCGCTTTGGGATTATCCAGAAAGTATATGATCCCGTTTTTAGAAAAGCTGGATAAGGACGGTCTGACTTTAAGGGTCCAGGGGCTGCGTAAGTGGATTGGAACAAGTATAAAGGAATGA
- a CDS encoding NUDIX domain-containing protein, whose product MEDEQLAVFDEYGNRLGVASRSEVHKKGYWHETFHCWLAHYDESSDEAYIYFQMRSDKKKDFPGLLDITAAGHILSQEKIEDGVREVHEELGLLITIDELQSLGIVKGELIQQDINDRELTHVFLYSKPVAYEEFQLQLEEVSGIFRSTLQDFKALVQQTKAEIEVVGFLVNETGKKDFMKQKVRYHHFVPHERSYLLEIIERISAHL is encoded by the coding sequence GTGGAGGATGAACAACTTGCCGTCTTTGATGAATACGGTAATAGGCTTGGAGTAGCCAGTCGTTCCGAGGTGCATAAAAAGGGATATTGGCATGAAACCTTTCATTGCTGGCTTGCGCATTATGATGAGAGTAGTGATGAGGCCTATATTTATTTCCAAATGAGAAGTGATAAGAAAAAGGATTTCCCTGGCTTACTCGATATTACTGCAGCTGGACATATTTTGTCACAGGAGAAGATTGAAGACGGTGTGAGAGAAGTTCATGAAGAGCTTGGACTTCTTATTACGATAGATGAACTGCAATCATTAGGAATCGTTAAAGGAGAGTTAATTCAACAGGATATTAACGATCGGGAACTAACTCACGTATTCCTGTATTCCAAGCCGGTAGCATATGAAGAATTTCAACTTCAGTTAGAAGAAGTGTCCGGTATTTTCCGTTCGACTCTTCAGGACTTTAAAGCGCTCGTTCAACAAACGAAAGCTGAAATCGAAGTAGTAGGATTTCTTGTTAATGAAACAGGGAAAAAGGACTTCATGAAGCAAAAGGTGAGGTACCATCACTTTGTTCCACATGAAAGGTCCTACCTTCTAGAAATAATTGAGCGTATATCGGCTCATCTTTAG
- a CDS encoding VanZ family protein, with translation MKELWSAFGWVLPIIIVVTMSLIFAVSFWKKRKGKGRWMNLLPVLFTCITIGGICLITLTPLTGGNVAEGSVNFDPFSNLKLNLIYRNHLDVPIRNLLANILLFIPLTFFIAWWMRHSKQIILMVTFIGALFSFGIEFAQYYLPLGRATDIDDWIMNTLGSFIGGLLFVIARFIYNILKINKKVN, from the coding sequence ATGAAAGAATTATGGAGCGCATTTGGTTGGGTTCTTCCAATTATTATAGTTGTGACGATGTCCCTTATCTTTGCGGTCTCCTTTTGGAAGAAAAGAAAAGGGAAGGGCAGATGGATGAACTTACTGCCTGTTCTATTTACGTGCATAACGATTGGAGGCATCTGTTTAATTACCCTGACACCTTTGACTGGTGGAAATGTGGCTGAGGGATCGGTGAATTTTGATCCATTCTCTAATCTTAAGTTGAATTTAATTTACCGAAATCATTTAGATGTACCCATTAGAAACCTGTTGGCTAATATATTATTGTTTATTCCTTTAACCTTTTTTATAGCTTGGTGGATGAGGCATTCGAAACAAATTATTCTGATGGTCACGTTTATTGGGGCACTTTTTTCCTTCGGTATTGAATTTGCCCAATATTATTTACCTTTAGGAAGAGCGACGGATATTGATGATTGGATTATGAATACGCTGGGTTCATTTATAGGGGGCCTCCTATTTGTGATCGCACGTTTTATCTATAATATCTTGAAAATCAATAAGAAAGTAAACTGA
- a CDS encoding 8-oxo-dGTP diphosphatase, with protein MKVETVMYSLVMIQRGEKVLLLNRPERKEYPGYIAPGGKVDFPESPAAGAIREVREETGLHIEKLRYKGLDEYVVPENRFRYIVYNYLAYETSGELLDNPPEGDLVWVPKADALDLPMQPFFKRKFPLFFEEGTFEIHTSWDGSDKKTAEVIIRILS; from the coding sequence ATGAAGGTAGAAACAGTGATGTATTCGTTAGTAATGATACAGCGTGGTGAGAAAGTGCTGTTATTAAATAGGCCGGAGCGGAAAGAATATCCCGGTTATATTGCCCCTGGAGGCAAAGTTGACTTTCCAGAAAGTCCTGCAGCCGGGGCGATTCGCGAAGTAAGAGAAGAGACGGGTTTACATATAGAGAAATTAAGGTATAAAGGGTTAGATGAATATGTTGTCCCTGAGAATCGATTTCGGTATATAGTGTACAATTATCTTGCCTACGAAACCTCTGGGGAGCTACTTGATAATCCTCCCGAAGGGGACTTGGTATGGGTACCGAAAGCAGATGCGCTTGATTTACCGATGCAGCCCTTTTTCAAACGGAAATTCCCATTGTTTTTCGAGGAAGGAACATTTGAGATTCATACTTCTTGGGATGGAAGCGATAAGAAGACTGCAGAAGTGATCATTCGTATTCTGTCATAA
- the cls gene encoding cardiolipin synthase, with protein MLKKGLKGILITAACIVILFLIMHWDVKQGVKNYARTHPVTETLSRKAAINVYNTGKDLYENLFADIKKADEFIWIHFFIIRDDQISNEFFDLMIEKATEGVDVRLSVDFLGSDIKKESIKRMEEGGVKIVKSRPLSLKNIFYSLHHRNHRRLVSIDQRIAYIGGFNMGDEYLGKDPKLGYWRDYHIRLVGEAGIEVAQQFKRDWIEDGAESMESVHPTRTSNENEGSSVQFLFSTGDSIVDKTVTWINNSEKSVTITTPYFLPNGKLISALKKAVKRGVKVKILIPDDTDAWFTKPPSYRIEKDLLESGVDLYLYEKGFFHGKVLVIDHKWADIGTANWDPRSFYLNDESNCIIRDAKVAAELESLIHKDINDSKKLTMKDFNDLPAWEKALRKTPEWVYYYF; from the coding sequence TTGCTGAAAAAAGGACTTAAAGGAATCCTGATAACGGCTGCATGCATCGTGATTTTGTTCCTCATCATGCACTGGGATGTGAAACAAGGTGTGAAAAACTATGCGAGGACTCACCCGGTTACGGAAACCCTTTCTCGTAAAGCTGCAATCAACGTGTATAATACAGGGAAGGACTTATATGAAAATTTGTTTGCGGATATTAAGAAAGCAGATGAGTTTATTTGGATTCATTTCTTCATTATCAGGGACGATCAGATTTCCAACGAGTTTTTTGATTTGATGATTGAAAAGGCTACGGAAGGTGTAGATGTTCGATTGTCTGTCGACTTCCTTGGTTCAGATATTAAGAAGGAAAGTATAAAGAGGATGGAAGAAGGAGGGGTGAAGATTGTAAAAAGCAGACCTCTCTCCCTGAAGAATATCTTCTATTCCCTTCATCATCGGAATCATCGCAGGCTCGTTTCCATTGATCAAAGAATTGCTTATATTGGAGGCTTCAATATGGGGGATGAATATTTAGGGAAAGACCCGAAGCTTGGGTACTGGAGGGACTATCATATACGGTTGGTGGGTGAAGCAGGAATCGAGGTGGCTCAACAGTTTAAAAGGGACTGGATCGAGGACGGGGCAGAAAGTATGGAGAGCGTACATCCTACTCGTACTTCAAATGAAAATGAAGGGAGCAGCGTTCAATTCTTGTTCTCAACAGGAGACAGCATTGTAGATAAGACAGTAACCTGGATTAACAATTCGGAAAAGAGTGTCACCATTACAACGCCATACTTTCTACCTAATGGGAAACTTATATCAGCTTTAAAGAAAGCAGTGAAGCGTGGGGTGAAAGTGAAGATCCTCATCCCGGACGATACGGATGCTTGGTTCACGAAGCCGCCAAGTTACAGAATAGAGAAAGATTTGTTAGAGAGTGGAGTGGATCTCTATTTATATGAAAAAGGATTTTTCCACGGTAAAGTGCTTGTTATTGATCATAAATGGGCTGATATTGGTACAGCCAATTGGGACCCCCGAAGCTTCTACTTAAATGATGAAAGCAACTGCATCATTCGCGATGCAAAAGTTGCCGCCGAATTAGAATCACTGATCCATAAAGACATTAATGATAGTAAAAAACTGACCATGAAGGATTTTAATGACCTCCCTGCCTGGGAAAAAGCGCTCCGTAAAACGCCTGAATGGGTATATTATTATTTCTAA
- a CDS encoding metal-dependent hydrolase, with product MNGTAHMAIGAATGFIVANSFGSGPDITAALVAIGGVSGLMPDMDIDGKLSNKVTFSPKMIRAVAQIIGFLMMVYSYLEGIGKERWLGIGYGAGMMVFSSFITQRRMLMITGIGVTACGWQLNETWLWLLGIYIFIASFVSHRSYTHSVLGIAYYGMIAHYLESSIMIDGVFEACVIGYASHLIADMKFLPFNKRGIKLFLPLSSKEI from the coding sequence TTGAACGGCACAGCACATATGGCAATTGGAGCAGCAACTGGTTTTATTGTGGCCAACTCATTTGGATCCGGACCTGACATAACGGCCGCACTTGTGGCAATAGGTGGGGTATCCGGACTCATGCCTGATATGGATATTGACGGAAAGCTTAGTAACAAGGTTACTTTTTCACCAAAAATGATCAGAGCAGTGGCACAAATCATTGGTTTTTTAATGATGGTATACAGCTATCTTGAAGGAATTGGAAAAGAACGATGGCTTGGTATTGGATATGGTGCAGGAATGATGGTTTTCTCCAGTTTCATTACCCAGAGAAGAATGCTGATGATTACAGGCATCGGTGTGACAGCATGCGGTTGGCAGTTGAATGAAACGTGGTTATGGTTGTTAGGTATTTATATTTTCATCGCCTCATTCGTTTCACATCGCAGTTATACTCACTCTGTTCTTGGGATTGCATATTACGGCATGATTGCTCATTATCTAGAGTCTTCTATAATGATTGATGGAGTGTTTGAGGCGTGTGTAATCGGATATGCAAGTCATCTGATCGCGGATATGAAATTTCTTCCTTTTAATAAGAGAGGCATAAAGCTTTTCCTTCCCCTTTCATCCAAAGAAATCTAA
- a CDS encoding HAD hydrolase-like protein yields MKAAMIFDMDGTLFQTNRILEASLHDTFQRLRDEGIWKEETPLEIYREIMGVPLSIVWKTLLPHHPLHIHGKVNDVFHERLIENIQKGNGALYPHTEEVLAYLSGRGFPIFVASNGYPQYLKTIVEYFHLDQWILDCYSIQEIQSNDKGELIRRIKEEHNLTYGVVIGDRLSDFKGAEVNQFLSIGCAFDFSQERELSEADIVVKDLLEVKEYLDEMK; encoded by the coding sequence ATGAAAGCTGCAATGATTTTTGACATGGATGGAACGTTATTTCAAACGAATCGTATTCTTGAAGCTTCACTTCATGATACCTTTCAACGACTTAGAGATGAAGGAATTTGGAAAGAGGAAACACCTCTTGAAATATACAGAGAAATTATGGGTGTCCCTCTTTCTATTGTGTGGAAAACACTTTTACCTCATCATCCCTTACATATACATGGGAAAGTGAATGATGTATTTCATGAAAGACTGATTGAAAATATTCAAAAAGGAAATGGAGCTCTCTATCCACATACGGAGGAAGTATTAGCTTATTTATCAGGGAGAGGGTTTCCGATCTTTGTGGCAAGCAACGGATATCCTCAATATTTAAAGACGATCGTCGAGTACTTTCATTTGGATCAATGGATCCTGGACTGCTACAGCATTCAGGAAATACAATCAAATGACAAAGGGGAGTTGATTCGAAGAATCAAAGAAGAACACAATCTTACTTATGGGGTTGTGATTGGAGATAGATTGTCTGACTTCAAAGGAGCAGAGGTAAACCAATTTCTTTCGATAGGTTGTGCCTTTGATTTTTCTCAGGAAAGAGAATTAAGTGAAGCGGATATCGTGGTTAAAGATCTCTTGGAGGTTAAAGAGTATCTGGATGAAATGAAATAA